The Microbacterium sp. Nx66 genome contains a region encoding:
- a CDS encoding MFS transporter, translating to MANEQQRTMTPQARRAIAAAYFGTLIEWYDYALYGAAAGLVIGPLFFPDVIPASASMLAFATFAVGFVVRPLGGLIISHLGDRVGRKPAMILTIVLMGIATVGIGLLPTAEAIGVAAPILLILFRFIQGFGAGAELAGALTLVAEYAPERRRGRVIGLVTSGAPGGAFLATLAFTFASMLPGDVLLGGAWRIPFLVSAVLFVLALWIRRRLEETPEYRDAVTNAEQSATKVPLAELFRRSPRELVIGFFSVCGHNVTNYVLSAFALSYLTLTVGMPRVEALIAVLVSSLLTAFAPVLGGVAVDRFGAKRVVMFGSVAGIVLTYPVFLSLQSGDPVLAALGMTALGVIAVGATAASTGTFLTNLFPTRYRFTGVATARELNGALVAGPTPLIATALVVAAGGGLWLVVLFVIAACLLSLLAVVATPKRIGDLQPEEASGPSVIASAERVSDGAGGGDTPGNRR from the coding sequence ATGGCCAACGAACAGCAGCGCACCATGACCCCGCAGGCGAGGCGGGCGATCGCCGCAGCCTATTTCGGCACGCTCATCGAGTGGTACGACTACGCGCTCTACGGCGCCGCCGCCGGCCTCGTGATCGGCCCGCTCTTCTTCCCGGACGTCATCCCCGCCTCCGCCTCGATGCTCGCCTTCGCGACCTTCGCCGTCGGCTTCGTGGTGCGGCCGCTCGGCGGCCTCATCATCTCCCACCTCGGCGACCGGGTCGGCCGGAAGCCCGCGATGATCCTGACCATCGTGCTCATGGGGATCGCGACCGTGGGCATCGGGCTCCTCCCGACTGCCGAGGCGATCGGGGTGGCGGCGCCGATCCTGCTGATCCTGTTCCGCTTCATCCAGGGCTTCGGCGCCGGTGCGGAACTCGCCGGTGCGCTCACGCTCGTCGCCGAGTACGCGCCAGAGCGCCGCCGAGGGCGGGTCATCGGACTGGTCACCTCAGGCGCCCCTGGTGGAGCGTTCCTCGCGACTCTGGCCTTCACCTTCGCCTCGATGCTGCCCGGCGACGTGCTCCTCGGCGGGGCCTGGCGCATTCCGTTCCTGGTCTCCGCCGTCCTGTTCGTCCTGGCGCTCTGGATCCGTCGTCGCCTCGAGGAGACGCCCGAGTACCGGGACGCGGTGACGAACGCGGAGCAGTCCGCGACGAAGGTGCCCTTGGCGGAGCTGTTCCGCCGCAGCCCCCGCGAGCTCGTCATCGGCTTCTTCAGCGTCTGCGGGCACAATGTGACGAACTACGTCCTGAGCGCCTTCGCGCTGAGCTACCTCACGCTGACGGTCGGGATGCCTCGGGTCGAGGCGCTGATCGCGGTCCTGGTGTCCTCACTGCTCACCGCCTTCGCTCCGGTCCTCGGCGGCGTCGCGGTCGACCGGTTCGGGGCCAAGCGCGTGGTGATGTTCGGCTCGGTCGCCGGGATCGTCCTCACGTACCCGGTCTTCCTCTCCCTGCAGTCCGGCGACCCGGTGTTGGCTGCTCTCGGGATGACGGCGCTCGGCGTCATCGCCGTGGGTGCGACCGCGGCGTCCACCGGGACCTTCCTCACGAACCTCTTCCCGACCCGGTACCGCTTCACCGGCGTCGCGACGGCCCGGGAGCTCAATGGCGCGCTGGTCGCCGGCCCGACTCCGCTCATCGCCACCGCGCTCGTCGTGGCCGCCGGGGGAGGGCTCTGGCTCGTGGTGCTGTTCGTCATCGCCGCCTGCCTCTTGTCGCTCCTGGCCGTCGTCGCGACGCCGAAGCGCATCGGCGACCTGCAGCCCGAGGAGGCGTCCGGTCCGTCGGTGATCGCATCGGCGGAGAGGGTGTCGGACGGAGCGGGAGGAGGCGACACGCCCGGGAATCGGCGGTGA
- a CDS encoding alpha-hydroxy acid oxidase — protein sequence MRRRIRTFIELLSFAPPALPTEAKRVAEARSLGDLRRLAKRRVPGFVFDYVEGAAVTEQAARDNESAFARRRFVPSVTESAAGASLTTRLLGREHAMPIGIAPIGLTALMRAAGETDGVRAAANRDVPFVLSTMGTRSIEDVADAAPAARRWFQLYLRRDRAASLALIERAAAAGFDTLVLTVDTRVPGQRYRDDRNRLSMPPRLTLRTAMQSALHPAWSLDLLAHDAPAMANFGPRSGSVTDVVSSMFDPALSLDDVRWLRGNWDGPIVVKGVLSAIDAERFIDAGADAIWVSNHGGRQLDRAIAPIEVVGAVRAAVGDDVPILLDSGIRSGLDVVAAIACGADFVFLGRGYMYGLMAGGRIGVERALDLVANETLSTMQLLGVRTTAELRGRGTTVLAPTG from the coding sequence TTGCGACGCCGCATCCGCACCTTCATCGAGCTGCTGAGCTTCGCTCCGCCGGCGCTTCCCACCGAGGCGAAGCGCGTGGCGGAGGCACGTAGCCTCGGCGACCTCCGCCGGCTCGCGAAGCGTCGCGTGCCCGGATTCGTCTTCGACTACGTCGAGGGTGCCGCGGTGACCGAGCAAGCCGCCCGAGACAACGAGTCGGCCTTCGCCCGCCGGAGGTTCGTGCCCTCCGTCACGGAGAGCGCAGCCGGAGCGTCGCTCACCACCCGCCTGCTGGGACGCGAGCATGCGATGCCCATCGGCATCGCCCCCATCGGCCTCACCGCCCTCATGCGCGCGGCCGGCGAGACCGACGGGGTCCGCGCGGCTGCGAACCGCGATGTGCCGTTCGTGCTCTCCACGATGGGCACGCGGAGCATCGAGGACGTCGCCGATGCCGCGCCCGCTGCGCGCCGATGGTTCCAACTCTACCTGCGGCGGGATCGTGCCGCGTCGCTCGCCCTCATCGAGCGGGCTGCTGCGGCGGGCTTCGACACCCTCGTGCTGACCGTCGACACCCGGGTGCCGGGGCAGCGCTACCGCGACGACCGCAACCGACTCTCGATGCCGCCGCGTCTGACGCTGCGCACCGCCATGCAGTCGGCGCTGCATCCCGCGTGGTCGCTCGATCTGCTGGCACACGATGCACCGGCCATGGCGAACTTCGGGCCCCGATCCGGAAGCGTCACCGACGTGGTCAGCAGCATGTTCGATCCCGCGCTGTCCTTGGACGACGTGCGCTGGCTGCGGGGGAACTGGGACGGGCCGATCGTCGTGAAGGGCGTGCTCTCCGCCATCGACGCCGAGCGCTTCATCGACGCCGGAGCGGACGCCATCTGGGTCTCCAACCACGGCGGTCGCCAACTCGACCGTGCGATCGCGCCCATCGAGGTCGTCGGTGCGGTGCGCGCCGCCGTCGGCGACGACGTCCCGATCCTCCTCGACTCCGGCATCCGCAGCGGCCTCGACGTCGTGGCCGCGATCGCGTGCGGAGCCGACTTCGTCTTCCTCGGCCGGGGGTACATGTACGGCCTCATGGCAGGCGGACGGATCGGGGTGGAGCGAGCACTCGACCTCGTGGCGAACGAGACCCTGTCGACGATGCAGCTTCTCGGCGTGCGCACGACCGCTGAACTACGCGGCCGGGGGACCACGGTCCTCGCACCGACCGGATAA
- a CDS encoding GntR family transcriptional regulator produces MDATPSESGSTLHTHAVDSQRRAAALGEGDRVLSRTQKVYVALRDDIVRTRLAPGEVVIEPELAARFGVSKTPVREALQILVVEGLVVALPRRGYVVRPLGINEVREVLDLRLIIEPPMAASATRYGNEAFIEELSSILDAQRSGSGTAELTDAARAFHECILGAARNARAKTLMSGLFDETTRSHHLIPAIDARIHSDVENNGHQQVLEAIRTGDPQAAEEAMRGHLVELREFVLQAFLEA; encoded by the coding sequence ATGGACGCGACGCCCAGCGAATCCGGCTCGACCCTGCACACGCATGCCGTCGACAGCCAGCGCCGTGCCGCGGCCCTCGGCGAGGGGGATCGCGTGCTGTCGCGCACGCAGAAGGTGTATGTGGCGCTCAGGGACGACATCGTCCGCACCCGGCTCGCCCCGGGCGAGGTCGTCATCGAACCTGAGCTGGCCGCGCGCTTCGGGGTGTCGAAGACGCCCGTGCGCGAGGCCCTGCAGATCCTCGTCGTCGAGGGGCTCGTCGTCGCCCTTCCTCGTCGCGGCTACGTCGTCCGCCCGCTGGGCATCAACGAGGTGCGCGAGGTGCTCGATCTGCGCCTGATCATCGAACCGCCCATGGCCGCGAGTGCGACGCGCTACGGCAACGAGGCTTTCATCGAGGAGCTCAGCTCGATCCTGGACGCGCAGCGCAGCGGCTCAGGCACGGCGGAGCTGACCGATGCGGCGCGCGCTTTCCACGAGTGCATCCTCGGCGCGGCGCGCAACGCTCGGGCCAAGACGCTCATGAGCGGCCTGTTCGACGAGACGACACGGAGTCATCACCTGATCCCGGCGATCGATGCGCGAATCCACTCGGACGTCGAGAACAACGGACACCAGCAGGTGCTCGAGGCGATCCGCACCGGCGATCCGCAGGCTGCCGAGGAGGCCATGCGCGGCCACCTCGTGGAGCTGCGGGAGTTCGTCCTCCAGGCATTCCTCGAAGCCTGA
- the cydC gene encoding thiol reductant ABC exporter subunit CydC — MTETTRSERVRDMLRLAQPPFRRFLPGLIWGVLSAAAAVSLLAVSGWLIVSASIVDSLVPLSIAVVGVRFFAVTRAVTRYLERLSGHDAALRQLATTRSDMVRRLIPLSPAGLGATDRGQVLAALVDDVENLQNLPLRVVQPLAVSGVVALGAVGFLAFVSPPAALTLAVCLLVAAFAAVGLGWIFGSRAEAAVSARRAEVSAALVDYFGSLDVLLAFGAEAQARERIRVADAALRRVVSRASLAQAVAAGVVSLMAGAASVWALAAAAPGLDTGAIDAPWLAVAVLVPMVVFEVLGAVPIAAASWRSVRASAERIVDVLPERMPPELRPDAGQDAEVAGVPALVLRGATAHWPGGAAALTGVDLDLAPGERVLVSGASGAGKSSLAAALVGFLRVDGEYRIGDLDAAALSGPALRRIVGLCEQQPQLFDEDVRQNLLFARDTATDDELLAVLDRVGLAAWVRERGGLDARVGDRGALVSGGQAQRIALARALLRGFPVLVLDEPTAGVDPEASDALLRDLLQATGEQSVLLISHVAPPAGTVDRVVRIEGGRTV; from the coding sequence ATGACCGAGACGACGCGCAGCGAGCGGGTCCGGGACATGCTCCGGCTCGCGCAGCCGCCGTTCCGCCGCTTCCTCCCCGGGCTGATCTGGGGGGTGCTGTCGGCGGCCGCCGCAGTGAGCCTTCTCGCGGTGAGCGGCTGGCTGATCGTGAGCGCGTCGATCGTCGACTCCCTCGTGCCGCTGTCCATCGCGGTCGTCGGGGTGCGGTTCTTCGCCGTGACCCGGGCTGTCACGCGGTACCTGGAGCGGCTGAGCGGTCACGACGCCGCGCTCCGGCAGCTCGCCACGACCCGCTCCGACATGGTGCGCCGCCTCATCCCGCTCTCGCCGGCGGGGCTCGGTGCGACCGACCGTGGGCAGGTGCTCGCGGCGCTCGTCGACGACGTGGAGAACCTGCAGAACCTCCCGCTCCGGGTCGTGCAGCCGCTTGCCGTCTCGGGCGTCGTCGCCCTCGGAGCGGTGGGCTTCCTCGCCTTCGTCTCGCCACCCGCCGCGCTGACCCTCGCGGTCTGCCTCCTCGTCGCCGCGTTCGCGGCGGTCGGGCTCGGCTGGATCTTCGGCTCCCGCGCGGAGGCCGCGGTGTCGGCGCGTCGGGCCGAGGTGTCCGCGGCCCTCGTCGACTACTTCGGCAGTCTCGACGTGCTCCTCGCGTTCGGTGCGGAGGCGCAGGCGCGGGAGCGGATCCGCGTCGCGGACGCCGCGCTGCGTCGCGTGGTCAGTCGGGCGTCGCTCGCGCAGGCCGTCGCGGCCGGAGTGGTGTCGCTGATGGCCGGGGCCGCATCCGTGTGGGCGCTCGCCGCGGCGGCTCCGGGCCTCGACACGGGGGCGATCGATGCGCCGTGGCTCGCGGTCGCGGTGCTCGTGCCGATGGTCGTGTTCGAGGTGCTCGGCGCCGTGCCGATCGCCGCGGCCTCGTGGCGGAGCGTGCGCGCGAGTGCGGAGCGCATCGTGGACGTGCTGCCCGAACGGATGCCGCCGGAGCTGCGGCCCGACGCGGGGCAGGATGCCGAGGTCGCGGGTGTGCCCGCCCTCGTCCTGCGCGGTGCCACGGCGCACTGGCCCGGAGGCGCGGCGGCGTTGACCGGCGTGGACCTCGACCTCGCACCCGGGGAGCGGGTGCTCGTCTCCGGAGCGAGCGGGGCGGGCAAGAGCTCGCTGGCGGCCGCACTGGTCGGCTTCCTCCGGGTGGACGGCGAGTACCGGATCGGCGACCTCGACGCGGCAGCCCTGTCCGGACCGGCACTGCGGCGCATCGTCGGTCTGTGCGAGCAGCAGCCCCAGCTGTTCGACGAGGACGTGCGGCAGAACCTGCTCTTCGCGAGGGATACCGCCACCGATGACGAGCTCCTCGCCGTGCTCGACCGTGTGGGCCTCGCGGCGTGGGTCCGCGAGCGTGGGGGTCTCGACGCCCGAGTGGGCGACCGCGGTGCGCTGGTGTCCGGCGGTCAGGCACAGCGGATCGCCCTGGCTCGCGCGCTGCTGCGCGGCTTCCCGGTGCTCGTGCTGGACGAGCCGACGGCGGGCGTCGACCCCGAGGCCTCGGACGCTTTGCTGCGCGATCTGCTGCAGGCGACGGGGGAGCAGTCGGTGCTGCTCATCTCGCACGTGGCGCCGCCCGCGGGGACGGTCGACCGGGTCGTGCGGATCGAGGGCGGCCGGACGGTCTGA
- the cydD gene encoding thiol reductant ABC exporter subunit CydD has protein sequence MKPVDPRLLRYAAAARGFLLASAAIGVFQTAVTIAFAWLLTEAVVGAIAGRDVTATLLWLLATALLRGLLIAASDAAGTQAAARTGMQLRAALVAAVGRLGPGWLAQRNQTQIAVTAGHGLEALDAYFARYIPQLVLTVIATPVLVAVMWWQDWPSGLTAVITLPLIPLFLILIGIATRTVQKKQWQTLQHLAARFADTVQGLSTLRLFGRDRRAADRIEVTADEYRRETMKVLRFSFLSGFAMELLSSLAVALIAVAVGFRLLSGDLSLEVGLFVLLLAPEAFLPIRQVGVQFHAAAEGVAATEDVFDVLDAARDRDRGGVRRHDPDTDARPNPVDSSGSRAGVVQVAHGLVVEGLRVRDLPPVSFVAEPGTVTLIEGPSGSGKSSLLAALRGAVDYTGTATWDGRDVVELAPSEWLAWAGQTPGLMRGTVAENVALGDAAPDLARVRRALDAACAEGIEADRVLGVQGAGLSGGQAQRVAVARALYRHDGAPERMLALDEPSSALDADTEERLWRSLRARADAGATILLVSHRRSARDIADRIVALGVSA, from the coding sequence GTGAAACCCGTCGATCCGAGGCTGCTCCGATACGCGGCCGCCGCCCGGGGGTTCCTCCTGGCGTCGGCCGCGATCGGCGTCTTCCAGACCGCGGTGACGATCGCCTTCGCGTGGCTGCTCACCGAGGCGGTGGTCGGCGCCATCGCGGGTCGCGACGTCACCGCGACCCTGCTCTGGCTGCTGGCGACGGCGCTGCTGCGGGGGCTGCTCATCGCCGCCTCCGACGCGGCGGGCACGCAGGCCGCGGCCCGCACCGGGATGCAGCTGCGCGCGGCCCTCGTCGCAGCGGTCGGGCGACTCGGGCCGGGGTGGCTCGCTCAGCGGAACCAGACGCAGATCGCCGTCACCGCCGGTCACGGCCTGGAAGCCCTGGACGCGTACTTCGCGCGGTACATCCCGCAGCTCGTCCTCACCGTCATCGCGACGCCCGTGCTCGTCGCGGTCATGTGGTGGCAGGACTGGCCGAGCGGGCTCACCGCCGTCATCACCCTGCCGCTCATCCCGCTGTTCCTCATCCTCATCGGCATCGCGACCCGCACGGTGCAGAAGAAGCAGTGGCAGACTCTGCAGCACCTCGCCGCCCGCTTCGCCGATACGGTGCAGGGGCTGTCGACGCTGCGGCTGTTCGGCCGGGACCGTCGGGCGGCCGACCGCATCGAGGTGACCGCCGACGAGTACCGCCGCGAGACCATGAAGGTGCTCCGGTTCTCGTTCCTCTCGGGGTTCGCGATGGAGCTGCTGTCGTCGCTCGCGGTCGCGCTCATCGCGGTCGCGGTCGGCTTCCGGCTGCTGTCAGGAGACCTGAGCCTGGAGGTCGGGCTCTTCGTGCTGCTGCTCGCCCCGGAGGCCTTCCTCCCCATCCGTCAGGTCGGCGTGCAGTTCCACGCCGCGGCCGAGGGCGTCGCGGCCACGGAAGACGTGTTCGATGTGCTCGATGCGGCGCGCGACCGGGACCGCGGCGGGGTGCGCAGGCACGATCCGGACACGGATGCACGACCGAACCCCGTGGACTCGTCCGGCAGCCGTGCCGGAGTCGTGCAGGTGGCACACGGACTCGTGGTCGAGGGGCTCCGGGTGAGGGACCTGCCGCCGGTGTCGTTCGTCGCGGAGCCGGGGACGGTGACCCTGATCGAGGGACCGAGCGGCTCCGGGAAGTCGAGTCTGCTCGCCGCCCTCCGCGGAGCGGTGGACTACACGGGGACCGCGACCTGGGACGGACGGGACGTCGTCGAGCTCGCGCCGTCGGAATGGCTCGCCTGGGCCGGCCAGACGCCGGGGCTGATGCGCGGCACGGTCGCGGAGAACGTGGCTCTGGGCGACGCGGCTCCCGACCTCGCCCGCGTGCGCCGGGCCCTCGACGCCGCGTGCGCGGAGGGGATCGAGGCCGACCGCGTGCTGGGCGTGCAGGGCGCAGGGCTGTCGGGAGGGCAGGCGCAGCGCGTCGCGGTGGCCAGGGCGCTGTATCGCCACGACGGTGCCCCGGAGCGGATGCTCGCGCTCGATGAGCCCTCCAGCGCCCTCGACGCCGACACCGAGGAGCGGCTGTGGCGGTCGCTGCGCGCGCGGGCGGACGCCGGCGCGACCATCCTCCTCGTCTCGCACCGCCGCTCGGCCAGGGACATCGCCGACCGGATCGTGGCGCTGGGGGTGAGCGCATGA
- the cydB gene encoding cytochrome d ubiquinol oxidase subunit II has product MDLATIWFWVVAFLFVGYFVLDGFDFGVGMSLPFLGKDDVSRRQVINTIGPVWDLNETWVIVAGASLFASFPEWYATLFSGFYLPLLLILLALILRGVSFEYRHQRESRKWKQGFDRMIVIGSVVPALLWGVAFGNIVQGVAIDENHIYVGGFFSLLNPYALLVGVTTLLLFFLHGVLFVALKTDGQVHEDARKLAKKAAIPTILVAAATVVWTVAIAMGREAPLLWLVIGAGALAAVSLIAAVGFSLVRRDGWAFFAGMLTVMFAVVMLFSALFPFVMPSTIDPAFSLTIANASSTPYTLQIMSWTALIALPLVIAYQTWTYWVFRKRVTRRSIEGAPAHA; this is encoded by the coding sequence ATGGATCTCGCAACGATCTGGTTCTGGGTGGTCGCCTTCCTGTTCGTCGGCTACTTCGTCCTCGACGGGTTCGACTTCGGTGTGGGCATGTCGCTGCCGTTCCTCGGCAAGGACGACGTCTCCCGCCGGCAGGTCATCAACACGATCGGTCCCGTGTGGGACCTCAACGAGACGTGGGTCATCGTGGCCGGGGCCTCGCTGTTCGCCTCGTTCCCCGAGTGGTACGCCACCCTGTTCAGCGGGTTCTACCTGCCGCTGCTGCTCATCCTGCTGGCACTCATCCTCCGCGGCGTCTCGTTCGAGTACCGCCACCAGCGGGAGAGCCGGAAGTGGAAGCAGGGCTTCGACCGGATGATCGTCATCGGCTCGGTCGTCCCGGCACTGCTCTGGGGCGTCGCTTTCGGCAACATCGTGCAGGGCGTCGCGATCGACGAGAACCACATCTACGTCGGCGGCTTCTTCTCGCTGCTGAACCCGTATGCGCTGCTGGTCGGCGTCACGACCCTGCTGCTCTTCTTCCTGCACGGCGTGCTGTTCGTCGCGCTGAAGACGGACGGCCAGGTGCACGAGGATGCCCGGAAGCTCGCGAAGAAGGCCGCCATCCCGACGATCCTCGTCGCAGCCGCGACGGTGGTCTGGACGGTCGCGATCGCGATGGGCCGCGAGGCGCCGCTGCTGTGGCTGGTCATCGGAGCCGGTGCGCTCGCGGCGGTCAGCCTGATCGCGGCGGTCGGCTTCTCGCTCGTCCGCCGCGACGGGTGGGCGTTCTTCGCCGGCATGCTCACGGTCATGTTCGCCGTCGTCATGCTGTTCTCCGCCCTCTTCCCGTTCGTGATGCCCTCGACGATCGACCCGGCGTTCAGCCTCACGATCGCCAACGCGTCCAGCACTCCGTATACGCTGCAGATCATGAGCTGGACCGCGCTGATCGCCCTCCCGCTGGTCATCGCGTACCAGACCTGGACCTACTGGGTGTTCCGCAAGCGCGTCACCCGCCGGTCGATCGAGGGGGCTCCGGCGCACGCGTGA
- a CDS encoding cytochrome ubiquinol oxidase subunit I yields the protein MEWLDPLALARWQFGLTTVYHYLFVPLTIGMALVAAIFQTAWVRTAKVQYLHLTRFFGKIFLINFAMGVVTGIVQEFQFGMNWSDYSRFVGDVFGAPLAFEGLLAFFFEATFIGLWIFGWDKLPQKIHLATIWCVSIGSILSAYFIIAANAFMQNPVGYTYNEVTNRAELTDFWALLTNPVALAAFPHTIFGALMFAAGVVISVSAWHLARGQHFDTMRVSLKFGLWAMIFSTAGVVLTGDQLGLAMYAAQPMKMAAAEATFNTVCGADASFSIFTLGTPDGSSELFSIRVPYLLSLLSTHTLDACVHGINDLNAEYAQTYASTGLTDFAPVLWITYWSFRWMIGLGMAAALVAVAGLWVTRKKATKPVAPWMWKVAIWSFPLALAANIMGWVFTEMGRQPWIVFGLMSTRDGVSPGVSGLEVLISLIAFTAIYAALAVVEVKLIVKAAQKGPDTDEQPHEETAQLPSVVY from the coding sequence ATGGAATGGCTTGATCCGCTCGCCCTGGCCCGATGGCAGTTCGGGCTGACGACCGTCTACCACTACCTCTTCGTCCCGCTGACGATCGGCATGGCGCTCGTCGCAGCCATCTTCCAGACGGCGTGGGTGCGCACGGCCAAGGTCCAGTACCTGCACCTCACCCGCTTCTTCGGCAAGATCTTCCTCATCAACTTCGCGATGGGGGTCGTCACCGGCATCGTGCAGGAGTTCCAGTTCGGGATGAACTGGTCGGACTACTCCCGCTTCGTCGGTGACGTCTTCGGCGCCCCGCTCGCCTTCGAGGGCCTGCTGGCGTTCTTCTTCGAGGCGACCTTCATCGGCCTCTGGATCTTCGGCTGGGACAAGCTCCCGCAGAAGATCCACCTCGCCACCATCTGGTGCGTCTCGATCGGCAGCATCCTGTCGGCGTACTTCATCATCGCCGCCAACGCATTCATGCAGAACCCGGTCGGCTACACGTACAACGAGGTGACCAACCGCGCCGAGCTCACCGACTTCTGGGCGCTGCTGACCAACCCCGTCGCCCTCGCCGCGTTCCCGCACACCATCTTCGGCGCGCTCATGTTCGCCGCCGGTGTCGTGATCTCGGTGTCCGCCTGGCACCTGGCCCGCGGGCAGCACTTCGACACCATGCGCGTCTCGCTGAAGTTCGGCCTCTGGGCGATGATCTTCTCCACCGCGGGCGTCGTGCTCACCGGTGACCAGTTGGGCCTGGCGATGTACGCCGCGCAGCCGATGAAGATGGCCGCAGCCGAGGCGACGTTCAACACGGTCTGCGGCGCCGACGCCTCCTTCAGCATCTTCACGCTGGGCACGCCGGACGGCAGCTCCGAGCTGTTCTCGATCCGGGTGCCGTACCTGCTGTCGCTGCTGTCGACCCACACGCTCGACGCCTGCGTGCACGGCATCAACGACCTGAACGCCGAGTACGCCCAGACCTACGCGAGCACCGGCCTCACCGACTTCGCCCCCGTCCTGTGGATCACGTACTGGTCGTTCCGCTGGATGATCGGCCTCGGCATGGCCGCCGCCCTCGTCGCCGTCGCCGGCCTCTGGGTCACGCGCAAGAAGGCCACGAAGCCGGTCGCACCGTGGATGTGGAAGGTCGCGATCTGGTCGTTCCCGCTCGCGCTCGCCGCCAACATCATGGGCTGGGTGTTCACCGAGATGGGCCGACAGCCGTGGATCGTGTTCGGTCTGATGTCCACCCGCGACGGCGTCTCGCCGGGGGTGAGCGGACTCGAGGTCCTGATCTCGCTGATCGCCTTCACCGCGATCTACGCCGCGCTGGCCGTCGTCGAGGTCAAGCTGATCGTCAAGGCCGCCCAGAAGGGGCCGGACACCGACGAACAGCCCCATGAGGAGACGGCTCAGCTGCCGTCGGTCGTGTACTGA
- a CDS encoding helix-turn-helix transcriptional regulator yields the protein MSNGGSVCGPISSYSRVRILHLLFEAGHSGASGELAIGDLCEATGLHPNTVREHLQRLIEGGYVIPTVEHRTTRGRPRTLYRAATGAPDASSPVARNKAKAAARRGDLLRSVLPGTGSALGRDATYQLDALVEHLEESGFEPVVDDRGLTVDLSPCPHAAGRPEDRPMLCQVHLGLMQGILAEAGGPLEAECVREAALPSECTVQLRDTAAQASNRTGVAHGMA from the coding sequence ATGTCCAACGGCGGGTCCGTCTGCGGGCCGATCTCCAGCTACTCCCGGGTGCGCATCCTGCACCTCCTCTTCGAGGCCGGGCACTCCGGTGCCTCCGGAGAACTCGCGATCGGCGACCTGTGCGAGGCCACCGGCCTCCACCCGAACACGGTGCGCGAGCACCTCCAGCGGCTCATCGAGGGCGGCTACGTGATCCCGACCGTGGAGCACCGCACCACCCGGGGCCGTCCTCGTACGCTGTACCGTGCCGCCACCGGCGCCCCCGACGCCTCCAGCCCGGTCGCGCGGAACAAGGCCAAGGCCGCCGCCCGTCGCGGCGACCTCCTCCGCAGCGTCCTTCCCGGCACCGGAAGCGCCCTCGGGAGGGACGCCACCTACCAGCTCGACGCCCTCGTCGAGCACCTGGAGGAGAGCGGTTTCGAGCCGGTCGTGGACGACCGCGGGCTGACCGTCGACCTGAGCCCGTGCCCGCACGCGGCCGGCCGGCCGGAGGACCGCCCGATGCTGTGCCAGGTGCATCTCGGCCTGATGCAGGGCATCCTGGCAGAAGCGGGGGGTCCGCTCGAAGCCGAGTGCGTGCGCGAGGCCGCGCTGCCCTCCGAATGCACCGTGCAGCTGCGCGACACCGCCGCGCAGGCGTCGAACAGAACGGGAGTCGCTCATGGAATGGCTTGA